A stretch of Lactuca sativa cultivar Salinas chromosome 6, Lsat_Salinas_v11, whole genome shotgun sequence DNA encodes these proteins:
- the LOC111918129 gene encoding lysine-specific demethylase JMJ13: MVEGRVCFSREDTLKFLKHKRLQRMKACTMNDAPFVSNLMTRSGGDSLRGSTSCGDRLFNNLDSYLQPPATNAMSKWKTDKFDPNNLDWTDKIPECPVYFPTKEEFEDPLVYLQKISPEASRFGICKIVSPLSASVPAGIVLMREKSGFKFTTRVQPLRLAEWNTEDKVTFFMSGRNYTFRDYEKMANKVFARRYYSAGCLPATYVEKEFWHEIACGKTESVEYACDVDGSAFSSSPTDQLANSNWNLKKVSRLSRSILRLLETTIPGVTEPMLYIGMLFSMFAWHVEDHYLYSINYHHCGAAKTWYGVPGHAALDFEKVVRENVYTHDILSTDGEDGAFDVLLGKTTLFPPNILSDHSVPVYKAVQKPGEFVVTFPRAYHAGFSHGFNCSEAVNFAIGDWFLLGSIASHRYALLNRTPLLPHEELLCKESMILHSTPESESESSTDMISHQNIKAAFVNLIRFQHQIRWNLTRSKHCNGDSIHSHGTILCSICKRDCYIAYINCNCYLHPVCLRHELDMLGLPCGDGFTVSVRGDILELESVARRFEEERDVVNLVKEQSVIANDMILLSKMYPVIEGDSYVPYCEIGMESRKEWNRTDEKIFDTCKPESISLINHVHADNSNSYPVDVRNTYKETDDSDSDSETFRVKRRSKSENKNTQDSVPSNFENQGLKRLKKVQKANPTSISIKYKKTGTDDNVYHEPGKSSLETGPKRLKVKGPSIIIGLENVTGRVD, translated from the exons ATG GTGGAAGGAAGGGTTTGTTTCTCCAGAGAGGACACATTGAAATTTCTGAAGCATAAGAGGCTTCAACGGATGAAAGCTTGTACTATGAATGATGCTCCATTTGTGTCTAACCTAATGACCAGAAGTGGAGGAGATTCATTAAGAGGTTCTACATCTTGTGGTGATAGATTATTCAACAATCTGGACTCCTATCTTCAACCTCCTGCTACTAATGCTATGTCAAAGTGGAAGACTGACAAGTTTGACCCAAATAATCTTGATTGGACAGATAAAATCCCAGAATGTCCAGTATACTTTCCAACTAAAGAAGAGTTCGAGGACCCTCTTGTTTATCTCCAAAAGATCTCTCCAGAAGCTTCAAGATTTG GTATATGCAAGATTGTTTCACCTTTAAGTGCTTCAGTTCCTGCTGGAATAGTTCTAATGAGAGAGAAATCTGGTTTTAAATTTACCACAAGAGTACAACCTCTTCGTCTTGCTGAGTGGAATACTGAAGATAAGGTGACATTCTTCATGAGTGGAAG AAATTATACATTCCGTGATTATGAGAAAATGGCGAACAAGGTTTTTGCACGTAGATATTATAGTGCTGGATGTCTTCCTGCTACATATGTGGAAAAAGAATTTTGGCATGAAATAGCTTGTGGAAAGACAGAAAGTGTTGAATATGCTTGTGATGTTGATGGAAGTGCTTTTTCATCTTCTCCCACTGATCAACTTGCTAATAGCAATTGGAATTTAAAG AAAGTTTCAAGGCTTTCAAGATCCATTTTGCGTCTCCTTGAAACAACAATTCCG GGTGTAACTGAGCCTATGCTTTACATTGGGATGCTATTCAGCATGTTTGCTTGGCATGTAGAAGACCATTACTTATATAG CATTAATTATCATCACTGTGGAGCTGCAAAAACATGGTATGGTGTTCCTGGACATGCAGCTTTGGATTTTGAAAAAGTTGTTAGAGAAAATGTTTACACTCATGATATTCTATCAACTGATGGAGAAGATGGTGCTTTTGATGTTCTTTTGGGGAAGACAACCTTATTTCCTCCAAATATTTTATCAGATCACAGTGTTCCAGTTTACAAAGCTGTTCAAAAGCCTGGGGAATTTGTTGTCACTTTTCCTAGAGCATATCATGCAGGATTTAGTCATG GTTTCAATTGCAGTGAAGCTGTGAATTTTGCAATAGGTGATTGGTTCTTATTGGGGTCAATAGCTAGTCATCGATATGCCCTTTTAAATCGTACACCTCTCCTTCCACATGAAGAACTTTTATGCAAAGAGTCCATGATTCTTCATTCAACTCcggaatcggaatcggaatcgTCAACAGATATGATATCTCACCAAAACATCAAAGCAGCATTCGTGAATTTAATCCGATTCCAACACCAAATCCGTTGGAATCTGACAAGATCAAAACATTGCAATGGTGATTCCATTCATTCCCATGGAACCATTCTTTGCAGCATTTGTAAACGTGATTGTTACATTGCGTATATCAACTGTAATTGCTATCTACACCCTGTATGCCTTCGTCATG AGTTGGACATGCTTGGGTTACCATGTGGAGATGGGTTTACGGTCTCTGTGAGAGGAGATATCTTGGAATTGGAAAGTGTGGCGAGGAGGTTTGAGGAGGAGAGAGATGTTGTGAATTTGGTTAAAGAGCAATCTGTAATTGCTAATGATATGATTCTGTTATCGAAAATGTATCCGGTAATAGAAGGTGATTCGTATGTTCCGTATTGTGAGATCGGAATGGAATCAAGGAAGGAATGGAATCGTACAGATGAAAAAATATTTGATACTTGTAAACCGGAGAGTATCTCTTTAATTAACCAT GTACATGCAGATAATAGTAATTCTTACCCTGTGGATGTTAGAAATACATATAAAGAAACCGATgattccgattccgattccgAAACATTTAGGGTCAAACGCCGGTCAAAATCGGAGAATAAAAACACGCAAGATTCCGTTCCTTCAAATTTCGAAAATCAG GGGCTTAAACGATTAAAAAAAGTACAAAAAGCAAACCCCACTTCCATTTCGATCAAGTACAAGAAAACCGGCACTGATGATAACGTGTACCACGAACCGGGAAAAAGCAGTTTAGAAACCGGTCCAAAGCGGCTTAAAGTTAAAGGCCCATCAATTATTATCGGGTTGGAAAACGTAACGGGTCGGGTTGACTAA